From Achromobacter spanius, a single genomic window includes:
- a CDS encoding methyl-accepting chemotaxis protein, whose translation MLWHTLGRFIRGYRSTDKNDLLGQIDAIHKSQAVIEFDLSGHILMANQNFLDTTGYSLDEIQGRHHRMFIDPDERGSPQYAAFWERLGQGAHDSGRYRRIRKDGSDVWLQASYNPIFDKRGRPVKVIKYATDITDQQNRQADSEGQLAAISKVQAIIEFELDGTILRANELFLGAVGYRADEVLGRHHSIFVSPEEARSTAYKDFWRRLRNGEHDTGQYMRLGKGGRQVWIEASYNPILDAQGRPFKVVKFATDITKRFTAAQTLRVAVQGLTENAERARQANSLARDASRIAETGGDTMRDVVSTMEAITGSSRRISEIIGVMDGIAFQTNILALNAAVEAARAGEHGKGFAVVASEVRNLAQSSAAAAKEIKTLITTSVAQVEGGAVQVQSAGGTMEGIVASSRRVTEIMGQVVDVSLAQSDKLAGVTEDLTETHVETARRLRAA comes from the coding sequence ATGCTTTGGCATACTCTTGGCCGCTTTATCCGTGGATATCGCAGTACCGATAAAAATGACCTGCTGGGACAGATCGACGCCATTCACAAATCCCAGGCGGTCATCGAATTTGATTTGAGCGGCCACATCTTGATGGCCAATCAGAATTTTCTGGACACCACGGGCTATTCGCTCGATGAGATCCAGGGGCGGCATCACCGCATGTTCATCGATCCCGATGAGCGTGGGTCGCCGCAATATGCAGCCTTTTGGGAAAGGCTGGGACAGGGCGCGCACGATTCGGGCCGTTATCGGCGGATTCGCAAGGATGGCTCCGACGTTTGGTTGCAGGCGTCCTATAACCCCATCTTTGACAAGCGGGGACGCCCGGTGAAGGTCATCAAGTACGCCACCGACATCACCGACCAGCAGAACCGGCAGGCGGACTCCGAAGGCCAGCTTGCGGCCATCTCCAAGGTCCAGGCGATCATCGAGTTCGAACTCGACGGCACCATCCTCCGGGCCAACGAGCTGTTTCTTGGTGCGGTGGGATATCGCGCTGACGAGGTGCTGGGTCGGCACCACAGCATCTTCGTGTCACCCGAAGAAGCCCGCAGCACGGCGTACAAGGATTTCTGGCGCCGGCTGCGCAATGGCGAGCACGATACCGGCCAGTACATGCGTTTGGGCAAGGGCGGCCGCCAGGTCTGGATAGAAGCCAGCTACAACCCGATCCTCGACGCGCAGGGCCGCCCATTCAAGGTGGTGAAGTTCGCCACCGACATCACCAAGCGCTTTACCGCGGCGCAAACGCTGCGGGTCGCCGTGCAGGGCCTGACCGAAAACGCCGAAAGAGCGCGGCAGGCCAACAGCCTTGCCCGGGACGCCAGCCGCATTGCTGAAACGGGCGGCGATACGATGCGCGACGTGGTGTCCACCATGGAAGCCATCACCGGCAGCTCGCGCCGCATTTCCGAGATCATCGGGGTCATGGACGGCATTGCATTCCAGACCAATATTCTTGCGCTGAATGCGGCTGTCGAGGCTGCGCGCGCGGGCGAGCACGGCAAGGGCTTCGCGGTCGTGGCGTCAGAGGTCCGCAATCTGGCGCAAAGCAGCGCGGCGGCCGCCAAGGAAATCAAGACTCTCATCACGACGTCGGTGGCGCAGGTGGAGGGCGGCGCGGTGCAGGTTCAGTCCGCCGGGGGCACGATGGAGGGCATCGTCGCCTCGTCTCGCCGCGTGACCGAAATCATGGGCCAGGTCGTTGACGTGTCGCTGGCGCAATCGGACAAGCTTGCCGGTGTGACCGAAGATCTCACGGAAACCCACGTCGAGACCGCAAGGCGATTGCGCGCCGCCTAG
- a CDS encoding glutathione S-transferase has protein sequence MTYDLWYWDGIPGRGEFVRLALEAGGIPYRERARDPGADESVLINDMQSARKHPPFAPPYLVAGKMTLGQTANILLFLGEKHGLAPESLEGRLWVNQLQLTIADMVAEAHDTHHPISASDYYEDQKEEAARRAKVFREERIPKFLGYFERLLDGPQAWLAGGAKWTYVDLSLYHLVDGLLFAFPKRMATVAAHFPNVFALHERVTALPELQAYFSSGRRLPFGEGIFRQYRELDAA, from the coding sequence ATGACCTACGACCTTTGGTATTGGGATGGCATCCCCGGACGGGGAGAATTTGTGCGCCTGGCGCTGGAAGCGGGCGGTATTCCATATCGGGAACGCGCCCGCGATCCGGGCGCCGACGAGAGCGTGTTGATCAATGACATGCAATCCGCTCGCAAGCACCCGCCTTTTGCCCCGCCGTATCTGGTGGCCGGAAAAATGACGCTGGGGCAGACCGCCAATATCCTGCTCTTCCTCGGCGAAAAGCATGGCCTTGCGCCCGAATCGCTTGAAGGCCGTTTATGGGTGAATCAGTTGCAGCTCACGATCGCCGATATGGTGGCCGAAGCGCATGATACCCATCACCCCATTTCCGCCAGCGATTATTACGAAGACCAGAAGGAAGAGGCCGCCCGTCGCGCCAAGGTCTTTCGCGAAGAACGCATTCCGAAGTTTCTCGGGTATTTCGAGCGGTTGCTGGATGGGCCACAAGCATGGCTGGCCGGCGGCGCAAAATGGACTTACGTGGACTTGTCCCTTTATCACCTGGTCGACGGCCTCCTTTTCGCGTTTCCCAAACGCATGGCCACGGTAGCCGCGCATTTTCCCAATGTGTTCGCGCTGCACGAGCGCGTGACCGCTTTGCCCGAATTACAGGCCTATTTTTCAAGCGGCCGCCGCCTGCCGTTTGGCGAAGGTATTTTCCGCCAGTATCGCGAGCTGGACGCGGCTTGA
- a CDS encoding GMC family oxidoreductase, whose product MGDYDFIIAGGGTAGCILANRLSADGKYRVLLLEAGHEARSMWIPIPAGFSKLLVDPQYNWRFATEPEDNVHGRVIAVPRGKGLGGSTLINGMIYVRGQPQDYDGWVAAGAAGWGRDVAERIYRKIENYAPGGETRGKDGPMHLEEVAERFPVSEAFLQAAREDGQPFNPDYNSGDQEGVGYYQVLQHRGRRWSVVDGYLKPAAGRRNLSVECGAHVTRLVFEGKRCAGVVYRKNGQEHTVRARRETLVCMGAVQSPQLLELSGVGNPALLASHGIGVVHAQPAVGENYIDHFATRMNWRVKNTVTLNEMSRGWRLAQQVARYYVSRKGILTLGTGLVHGFVKSAPGLPTPDVQFFFVHASYANAAERILDRHPGMTIGVAQLRPESVGSIHIKSADPLAGPAIRPNFLSAQVDRDSLVGGMQAARRIVGQPALQRYVQAEVSPGAQVDSDEEWLDFARRNGQTIYHPIGTCRMGTDAAAVTDERLRVNGLAGLRVVDASVMPKMVSGNTQAAVMMVAERGAEMILEDAAQV is encoded by the coding sequence ATGGGCGACTACGACTTCATCATCGCGGGCGGCGGAACCGCCGGCTGCATCCTGGCCAACCGCCTCAGCGCGGACGGCAAGTATCGCGTACTGCTGCTGGAGGCCGGCCACGAGGCACGCAGCATGTGGATTCCCATTCCGGCGGGCTTTTCCAAGCTGCTGGTCGATCCGCAATACAACTGGCGCTTTGCCACCGAACCCGAGGACAACGTCCACGGACGGGTCATCGCGGTGCCGCGCGGCAAGGGGCTGGGCGGATCCACGCTGATCAACGGCATGATCTACGTGCGCGGCCAGCCTCAGGATTACGACGGCTGGGTGGCGGCGGGCGCGGCCGGGTGGGGAAGGGACGTGGCCGAGCGCATCTATCGCAAGATCGAGAACTACGCGCCGGGCGGCGAGACCCGCGGCAAGGACGGCCCGATGCACCTCGAAGAAGTCGCCGAGCGCTTTCCCGTGTCGGAGGCCTTCCTGCAGGCCGCGCGCGAAGACGGCCAGCCGTTCAACCCGGATTACAACAGCGGCGACCAGGAAGGCGTGGGCTACTACCAGGTGCTCCAGCACCGCGGCCGGCGCTGGAGCGTCGTGGACGGCTACCTGAAACCGGCGGCCGGACGGCGCAACCTTAGCGTGGAATGCGGCGCGCATGTCACGCGGCTGGTCTTCGAAGGCAAGCGCTGCGCGGGTGTGGTCTACCGCAAGAACGGGCAGGAACACACGGTGCGCGCGCGCCGCGAAACGCTGGTCTGCATGGGCGCGGTGCAATCGCCGCAATTGCTGGAGTTGTCCGGCGTGGGCAATCCGGCCTTGCTGGCCTCGCACGGCATCGGCGTGGTGCACGCGCAGCCGGCGGTGGGCGAGAACTACATCGACCACTTCGCCACGCGCATGAACTGGCGCGTCAAGAACACCGTGACCTTGAATGAAATGTCGCGCGGCTGGCGGCTGGCGCAGCAGGTGGCGCGCTACTACGTGAGCCGCAAAGGCATCCTGACGCTGGGTACCGGGCTGGTGCACGGCTTCGTGAAGAGCGCGCCGGGGTTGCCCACGCCCGATGTGCAGTTTTTCTTCGTGCACGCCAGCTACGCCAACGCCGCCGAACGCATCCTGGACCGGCATCCCGGCATGACGATCGGGGTGGCGCAATTGCGCCCCGAGTCCGTCGGGTCCATCCATATCAAGTCGGCCGATCCGCTGGCCGGGCCCGCCATCCGCCCCAACTTCCTGTCCGCGCAGGTCGACCGCGACAGCCTGGTGGGCGGGATGCAGGCGGCCCGGCGCATCGTGGGCCAGCCCGCGTTGCAACGCTACGTGCAGGCCGAGGTCAGCCCCGGCGCGCAGGTGGACAGCGATGAAGAATGGCTGGACTTCGCGCGGCGCAACGGACAGACCATCTACCATCCCATCGGCACCTGCCGCATGGGCACGGACGCCGCGGCCGTCACGGACGAGCGGCTGCGCGTCAATGGGCTGGCGGGCCTGCGTGTGGTGGATGCGTCGGTCATGCCGAAGATGGTTTCCGGCAACACGCAGGCCGCGGTCATGATGGTGGCGGAGCGTGGCGCGGAAATGATCCTGGAGGACGCGGCGCAGGTCTAG
- a CDS encoding shikimate dehydrogenase family protein — protein MKEISGNTRLFGILADPIHHVKTPQRMNEHFAKIGFDGVCVPFHARPDNLAAVVEGLRRLENLGGVIVTVPHKTAILELADDATPVARKIGAANVLRREADGRLVAHMLDGEGFVRGLRSCGVAPEGKSVYLAGAGGAANAIGFALVQAGVSRLTIANRTPAKAEDLKARILSLHPDAQIAVGNADPSGHDLVVNGTSLGMKEGDPLPLDASRLTPDQLVCEVIMQPKDTALLVAAQARGCKIHYGAPMLACQIELMVETLGVTSAR, from the coding sequence ATGAAGGAAATCAGCGGCAACACGCGCCTGTTCGGCATCCTGGCCGACCCCATCCATCACGTGAAGACGCCGCAGCGCATGAACGAACACTTCGCCAAGATCGGGTTTGACGGCGTCTGCGTGCCGTTTCACGCGCGGCCAGACAACCTGGCTGCGGTGGTCGAAGGCCTGCGCCGCCTGGAAAACCTGGGCGGCGTGATCGTCACGGTGCCGCACAAGACCGCCATCCTGGAGCTGGCCGACGACGCCACGCCCGTCGCACGCAAGATCGGCGCAGCCAATGTGCTGCGGCGCGAGGCCGACGGGCGTCTCGTGGCGCACATGTTGGACGGCGAGGGATTCGTGCGCGGCCTGCGCAGCTGCGGCGTCGCACCCGAAGGCAAGAGCGTATATCTGGCGGGCGCGGGCGGCGCGGCCAATGCGATCGGATTTGCGCTGGTGCAGGCCGGCGTTTCACGCCTGACCATCGCCAACCGCACGCCCGCCAAGGCCGAGGACCTCAAGGCCCGCATCCTGTCGCTGCATCCGGACGCGCAGATCGCGGTGGGCAATGCAGACCCGTCCGGCCATGACCTGGTCGTCAATGGCACGTCGCTGGGCATGAAGGAAGGCGATCCGCTGCCGCTGGACGCCAGCCGCCTGACGCCTGACCAACTGGTCTGCGAGGTCATCATGCAGCCCAAGGACACGGCGCTGCTCGTGGCGGCGCAGGCGCGCGGCTGCAAGATTCATTACGGCGCGCCGATGCTGGCCTGCCAGATCGAACTGATGGTGGAAACGCTGGGCGTGACGTCCGCCCGTTAG
- a CDS encoding transketolase family protein: MAQAQVLSPDSWQYRALNAVNPGLSYLSDGLIELVKAGHPVVAGSADLQYSNGLNRFAEAYPDRYVQFGISEQNMVSAAAGLATTGMMPFVATFASFLGLLCCEQIRMDVAYTRLPVRLIGHHTGISLGFYGTSHHATEDISTMRALAGLTVVSPADGPQLAAAIKASANWPEPIYFRIGRGRDPQVYQDDTPFEFGRAIVHEVGSDLTLIACGITLHGALAAARQLREEGLSVGVIDMPTIKPLDRDAILTAAGQSRLLMTVEEHNVLGGLGSAVAEVLADAGTGTRLRRHGIYDEYSLIAPPTTLYAHYKLDAEGIAGVAREFIQH, encoded by the coding sequence ATGGCACAGGCACAAGTACTCTCTCCCGATTCCTGGCAGTACCGCGCCCTCAATGCGGTGAACCCCGGGCTGTCCTACCTTTCCGACGGATTGATCGAGCTGGTAAAGGCCGGCCATCCGGTCGTCGCCGGATCGGCCGACCTGCAATACTCGAACGGGTTGAACCGTTTCGCCGAGGCCTATCCCGACCGCTATGTGCAGTTCGGCATCTCTGAGCAGAACATGGTGTCGGCGGCGGCCGGGCTTGCCACGACGGGCATGATGCCGTTTGTCGCCACGTTCGCGTCGTTCCTCGGGTTGCTGTGCTGCGAACAGATCCGGATGGACGTCGCCTACACGCGCCTGCCGGTCCGGCTGATCGGCCATCACACCGGCATCAGTCTGGGTTTCTACGGCACCTCGCACCACGCCACCGAAGACATCTCCACCATGCGCGCGCTGGCGGGCCTGACGGTGGTGTCCCCCGCGGACGGCCCGCAACTGGCGGCGGCCATCAAGGCGTCCGCCAACTGGCCCGAGCCCATCTACTTTCGCATCGGCCGTGGGCGGGATCCGCAGGTCTACCAAGACGACACACCGTTCGAGTTCGGCCGCGCCATCGTGCACGAAGTGGGCAGCGACCTGACGCTGATCGCCTGCGGCATCACGCTGCACGGCGCGCTGGCTGCTGCTCGCCAGTTGCGTGAAGAGGGCCTGTCGGTGGGCGTGATCGATATGCCTACGATCAAGCCGCTGGACCGCGACGCCATCCTGACGGCCGCCGGGCAGTCGCGTCTGCTGATGACGGTCGAAGAGCACAATGTGCTGGGCGGTCTGGGTTCGGCGGTTGCCGAGGTGTTGGCCGACGCGGGCACCGGCACGCGGTTGCGCCGTCATGGCATCTATGACGAATACAGCCTCATCGCGCCGCCCACCACGCTGTACGCCCATTACAAGCTCGACGCCGAAGGCATTGCCGGCGTCGCGCGCGAATTCATCCAGCATTGA
- a CDS encoding transketolase, translating into MRKDQEAPTAGEIAMLREKARHIRLETIRLIEIAKVGHYSSVFSCAEIFAALYYDVMRLRPGEPQWPDRDRFLMGKGHAAVGLFPVLADLGFIDHALLDGYTRLGSPLGDHPDMSKVPGVDFSSGSIGHALSNGVGMAVGGRMNKRDFNVFVMLGDGEMQEGQVWEAALFAAHNRLSRLIAIVDRNGYQLDGKVDDVMGVESLKDKWQAFGWEVHEVDGHNLAELTALLRRLRADDARAKPACVIARTIKGKGVSYMETEPGWHLGYLAPQDAQSAVEEILSREI; encoded by the coding sequence ATGCGCAAGGATCAGGAGGCCCCTACCGCGGGGGAAATCGCGATGCTGCGGGAGAAGGCCCGCCATATCAGGCTGGAGACAATCCGCCTCATCGAAATCGCCAAGGTCGGACACTACAGTTCCGTGTTCTCGTGCGCCGAAATCTTCGCGGCGCTTTACTACGACGTGATGCGCCTTCGCCCTGGCGAGCCGCAGTGGCCGGATCGCGACCGCTTCCTCATGGGCAAGGGCCACGCTGCCGTCGGCCTGTTTCCCGTGCTGGCCGATCTGGGCTTTATTGATCATGCGCTGCTGGACGGCTACACGCGGTTAGGCAGCCCCTTGGGCGATCACCCTGACATGAGCAAGGTGCCGGGCGTCGACTTCAGCTCCGGTTCCATTGGTCACGCGCTGTCCAATGGCGTGGGCATGGCGGTCGGCGGCCGCATGAACAAGCGTGACTTCAACGTGTTCGTCATGCTGGGCGACGGCGAAATGCAGGAAGGGCAGGTATGGGAAGCCGCGCTGTTCGCCGCGCACAACCGTTTGTCCCGCCTCATCGCCATTGTCGACCGCAACGGCTATCAGCTCGACGGCAAGGTCGACGACGTCATGGGAGTGGAGTCGCTGAAGGATAAGTGGCAAGCGTTCGGCTGGGAGGTCCACGAAGTCGATGGCCACAACCTTGCCGAGCTCACCGCACTGCTGCGCCGCCTGCGCGCCGACGACGCGCGCGCCAAGCCCGCATGCGTGATCGCCCGGACCATCAAGGGCAAGGGGGTGTCCTATATGGAAACCGAACCCGGCTGGCACCTGGGCTACCTGGCCCCGCAAGATGCGCAAAGCGCTGTCGAAGAAATCCTCTCCCGCGAGATCTGA
- a CDS encoding GntR family transcriptional regulator, giving the protein MPSLKPVKKENLSVRVYNEIRNALINGQYEPGERLIIGELAQEMGVSITPVREAIFRLISEQGLEMQAATAVYVPYVNSEKLREIQQIRFHLEGMGAAEAAQNITRKQLDNLIALQRDFISCTSTDPKRASYLNRKFHFAILEASNKPILRNTVESFWVITGPILKVFHVKTAGLDYSENEHRHEAVIEALEARDSEAARSAIQADLVWGGKIMIDWLVEREKELDYRPPGARK; this is encoded by the coding sequence ATGCCCAGCCTCAAACCGGTCAAAAAAGAGAACCTTTCCGTCAGGGTCTACAACGAAATCCGTAACGCCCTGATCAACGGGCAGTACGAACCTGGCGAGCGCCTTATCATTGGTGAGCTGGCGCAGGAAATGGGCGTGTCCATCACGCCGGTGCGCGAGGCCATCTTCCGGCTCATCAGCGAGCAAGGACTGGAAATGCAGGCGGCGACCGCGGTGTACGTGCCGTACGTCAACTCGGAAAAGCTGCGGGAGATCCAGCAGATCCGCTTCCACCTTGAAGGCATGGGCGCGGCCGAGGCCGCACAAAACATCACGCGCAAACAACTCGACAACCTGATCGCGCTGCAGCGGGATTTCATCTCGTGCACGTCCACCGATCCCAAGCGCGCCAGCTACCTGAACCGCAAGTTCCACTTCGCCATCCTGGAAGCCAGCAACAAGCCCATCCTGCGCAACACCGTGGAATCGTTCTGGGTCATCACCGGCCCCATCCTCAAGGTGTTCCACGTCAAGACGGCAGGCCTGGACTATTCCGAAAACGAGCACCGCCACGAGGCCGTCATCGAAGCCCTGGAAGCGCGTGATTCGGAAGCGGCGCGCAGCGCCATCCAGGCCGATCTGGTCTGGGGCGGAAAGATCATGATCGACTGGTTGGTCGAACGGGAAAAAGAACTCGACTACCGCCCCCCCGGGGCTCGCAAATAG